CCGCACTATAGCCGTTATTTGACAACACCGGAAAGAAGGTAAACTCTTACTTACCGGGACAAGATTTGTGCCTGCGTCAATTCCATCCTTACCAACTCTCCATGCATTCTGCAGAACTATCTCATAACCACAGAGATAATCGAAATGGAGCAATAGTTAGGGTTTCTGGATAACCAAAATAGCTGAAAAGATAGCTATGAAAAATACAACTGCCAGCTCTTCAAAGATTAAATGTTCCAATTCCGAAAGGCATAAAATTGGCACAaatagcaaaatatttaaatatccCGCACGTGTGTTCGATTCAGCggtgaagaaaattgattttgtaaaattGATTCTAGTTGAAAGTAAAAAGTGAGTTGAAAAgtaaatttcaatgtaaaaatcacATTTAGACTCAAAAGTTATAAATAATAACTTCAAGTGGAATCAATTCTAGAAAACACAATCAACTCTACTCGACAACAACCAGACatatcaaaatcaattctacataaTCAATTTTGGATGCTCCAAACGTGAAACCAAACATGCACGTAGTTACTTTAAATCACTTATTCTTACCAATGTCTACAAGTTCGTATCGTGTGTGGTATCTGTGTGAGTAATTCCCTAAACTTAACACACAATAGGAGAGCATATATTCAATGATTCTAGTTTCTTAACGGTATTTAACACCAAAATACTTTTCAACTTTATAATCCACCTTACTTCTATATAATCATAGTTTCTTCACTTTTATCCAACAATTTTCAATTCAACCATCCACAAAACATTCTACAAAGTACAAACATAAAAATCAAAACTAGAACTTGCAACAGAAACAAACAACCACAAAGTATCCAACAACAACCCATTAACAAAACTTGAAATTACCATCACTATAGCTGAAATCTAAAACCAATGTAAGAGAAATACCAAAATCCAAAATAAACTTGGGGCTACTAACCTTTAGTAATATTGGACTGTGCCGCAAAAACTACAAACCTGGAGCGAGGTTTGTATGTTCTGGAAAGCTTGAACTGAGAATTTGATAGGAAAGATTGATTTTTCAGCTTCAAAAGAGACTTTACCGAAGGAAATTGATGATGGGTAGGTCGATTTAGATGGCAACTTGGAAAGAAAGGGGTAACAGAATTGAAGTTTAGAacaaacatttttttatattgaaaatTGAATGTGCGAAAAAACTAGGATAGGTTGAATCAAAGATAcggaaaattttgattttgattggtTTCAGGTAGagatgaattttgaaagaagtgaaGTATGAATGAACATAGAAGAGTTCTTGGAGAGGTGGTTTTTCTTAGCCTCACAAAGGTGGGCTTCAAGTTCTTGGGCCCTTGAGTTGGTTTTGTAGGAGAATTTGTGAAGGTACTCTTAAAATTAAACTTGACACCCCCaatttttctttataatattaaaaatatatttgtctAAAAATGTCGGTAAAAATGTATGTTATTCtaccaattttttcaaaaattccaGTATAAATGCATGTAAATCATGAGATTTTATCGGACATTTCGAAAATGCATGTAAAAATTCATTGTTTTCCTAAACACGCGTATGACCATGAAAATACAGGTAAAATTGCaaagttttgatgaagataaagGACTTACTGGTAAAAATGCGGTAAATTACACAAATTTTATAAAAGTTTTGAGAAATAACAATTGATATGTGATTTTCACTCGTTTAGGCCAAAGGGTACTATAGTAAAAGAATGATTGGAGGGTGTCGACTTTAATTTTGAGGGTGCCAGAACAAATTCTCGTTTTGTAGCCCACAAAAGGCCTAAATATTTATGGCAGTTTTTCAATCCTTTATATGTCTTCAATGGAATTGAATTTGTTCTGGCACCCTCAAAATTAAATTCAACACCCTTAGCTTACATGAAGACATGTTAAGGGTGTTTACTTTCAATTCCATTGATAGTAACAAGGTGCAGTGGGTGGCATGACATGAAAGAAGATAAGTAGTTTTGGTGTTGAATGTAGATGTCAGTCGGATTAAAATGTAAGGAAGGGCTAGAGTAGGAGGTATGGTCGGAGATAACAATTACAACTAGACTATGGGATTCAATAGTTTCTTAGGGGATGCAAATACCATTCATTTTGAGCTTATGGCCCTTTGGCTTGGATCAAAGATGGTTAATGCTCAATATGTTCATAGGGTGATTTGTTACTCGGAGACTCAAAGACCATCATTGATATGATTAGCAAGTCGATTAAGTTATCACATGTGTATGCAACCTAAATTGCAAATGTTAAAGACTTCATTGGAATGGATTGTGATGTAGCAATTAAGCATACTTTCTACGAGGGGAATCTGTGTGTGTATTTTCTAGCAATAAATGTAATGAAATCACCTATCATGGACCATTGGCTAGGATTGACCTATTGAAGATTGCATTAACATACTTCTTGCATGAATAGCGACAATCGAGGCATTCATCACTATGTTTTTTTAAAGTATGACTTTGTCCCTCATTCAAATACAAAGATTTGTCATTCATTATGAAATACTATGATATTTTCAAATTCATCATCTATATGTCCTCCACGGTGTCATTAACTAGTATAgtctattttgaatttttttaagcgTGTATCTTGTAGATTTTTTAATTATAGGCTTAACAACATTCTTACCTTGAAAATACAACATTGATCAATActacaaaacacacacacacacattgatCAACACTGTCAAAATACATTTaagtttttttcttcatataagcTCATAGACTGATAAAGTATTTCAAATACCCAAAGCAATTGAAAATAAACTAGTAGGTTTCCAATATTCAAGGGCAGATCATGCATCCTCAACTACACTTCAATATgtttaatctttaatttttaagtCTCAAATTTGGCATTCACGCAGACAAATGTTGGATTGATAGTTTAACATTTTATATCCCTACATTTTACAAAAAATTGAGATCCTATCTTGAGTTGAATGATAATTCTAAATAGCTAGTTTTGAAGGAGTTAAATCCTAGTTAATGGTTGGACTCCCTATTTTCACGAGTTTATAATGTGATTCTGATGCCTTCAATGTCATGCTACCATTTCTAATGATCAATATCTCATAAATTATTTTTGCAGTGTTCGAGTTCTTCTCTATAAGCCTCTTCAAGTATTTTGATCAATAGATAGTTATCTTTGAGGCAAAGCTTGACAAATTTGAAACTGATATGTCACACGCGTTTGAAAGAGCTTGTGCAATACAATTTCTTTTGTACATAGGATTCAAATGGTGTTAGAGATATCAGATATCATTCTAGAAGAAGAACCGACATTGAAACATCTCCATGCCGATTGGTGGCACCGGAGAAGCCTCAATAAAATAGTGTTTCTTTTAACTCctaaaatcacaaaaaccaaatagactttttataaatttgattaatattcattttaatttttgagaccaaTTCAATATACATTTATTTACaactagtacttagacccgtgcgatgcacgagttaaatattttcttaataaaaaattattttaaaaatacttataatttacaaattttatttatagtaaaattacgattgtatagataaaatattattgttattaatagtatacataaaaaaaagtgtattttaactatttttttttataaattataaaataatttggacatttctaatttattaatcaaAAGATCAAAAAGGGGAAAGGGGCGCTCAGGGTTCCaagaaatttaattattattttaaaaggaAAACAAAAGACCAAATCTAAAACTATTATGGCTgatttattaatcaataattaaaatttactaataaaattaaattaaatgaataacaaataaataaaataaaataaaatataaactctCCTACAAAAGGGGAAGGAGAGCCCCATTCCttcaaattgtttttaaaaaatttttaactaaatttttttaaaaattttaattaataaaaacaacaaataacCTAAAAaggatttaatttttattttatttcaaaataatgaaaaaaaacttaaccaaaaaaaaaaagaacaaagaaCCGTCAATGgtaaaaaaagaattattttgactgattattatttaattaatgaatatacacaactaaataaaaatcaaattaaaataaaaccaaaaaacaaaaaaatttaagtctgcaaaaaataaaagagagggctacatgaatttaatttttaattaagatCGTGTTTAATTAGCTTTAAAAAAGACCAAATTAAAAGCCACGTTTGTTATTTTATGAAATTCTAAgcctttcttattttttatttttgtttttgttttttgtctaGAAGTATTATACTATTAAGCACTatgattattagtattattatttgttattatttactACTGTCTCTACAAAAAATACATTAATCGATAGTTGTTTAATCAACCTAGTTAATCAATGTATGCAGTAATCATATTAATCATCCTATGTAATAATGATATTACTGGTGTGTTTCgataaatctatttattttttttgaaatgaagAGAGATTATGTGAGTtacattttggaaaaaaataaaatatgaacaaaaaaaaATACGGGTAGATATGCAAAATATGTGTATTCGCCAATCATAATTATCTCatgtttttttcataaattaataaaataaaatcatacttAATTGACTGAATCAATTTTCATAGAAACAAAATGATACTGTCATCTTCAAATTTAATATCATTTATAAGCCTATGATATTGTTGTTTTCTTCTTCATATTATCCATAAATGCTCTTTTACGAATAATATATTTATGGCTTAAATGCACCTTTAATCCCTATAAGTTAGcaagtttttgattttcatcctgtaagttttttttgttggtatgagtccctatatcttactttttgcttgcggtttaatccctaaagccaaaatccgcaggaaaatctgcaggttttcttgcgaattttgattttagggactaaaacaaacgcgaaagtgaaatatagggactcagaccTACAGGGACgaaaaataaaaaactcgctaacttacagggaccaatggtgcatttaagcctatatttattttatagtaaaacaacacagttttaaaaatactctattttatttgatttgcatatgcctaaaattaaaataaaatatatcgtaaatattaaataatttattttaattttttacgaATAAGGAAATTAATTCTAATAGAGATAAAATATACACAATCTTATCTTATGATAATTATCCATAATATTTTCacatatgttttttaaaaaataaataattttttttttgcagttTTTAAGTCTTTTACCAATAATAATATAGTTATTTTATAATcaacaatataattatttattaaaaatatatttattttagaagtatgttgtctaattatttattaaagaatagaaattgttaattttttttttaagttaccaaaaaaatcattaagtatttaaatatataatatcaattaagaaattaaaatgaatattttttttaaagttgctcgacatgaaataaataaataagatcttATTTTAAAGATGACCTTCATTTCTGAGAAATGATCTatatgaaatcaatttttttaatttagaaaacttTTATATTTATAGATTTTGGAGAATAAAATGATAAAGATTTGAAGAgattaaagatagtgcactgtcagtgtaaaacagttttacacatacaaccaatcaaaatgctttaattttccatgtaattttaatttttaaaattaaaaataggatttattctgatgcatgtctctcattgattgacagtgtaaaaatactttacactaTCGGTGCATTTTTATTCCAAGATTAGAAATCaatgaaagaaattatagaaattaaaaGTTTAGATATAAAATTTAGTTTTTGGAAAACTTAGTTTTATTATTCTATGTTTGGAATAATTTATAagatttaaaatgtaaaaaaaaataaaaagttttaagtaatttaaaattagtttctcaaaataataattttttaaaaatagtttttttaaaacgTTAGATTAGTTGAGGTTATTATCTATTACAGAAGTGAAAATCATTTTTCTATCATCAATTTTTATGTTAGaatttaataaaacaattatgatTTTTTGTGGTAAAAATAAAAGCATTAATTTTTTAAAGCAAAAGTTCAGGAAATTTTCCTATTTAGTTTGAAAAAGTTAATGTTTTTTACTTGGCACTCATACTATTATAATGATTTAATatgtaatttaattattaatttcctacatatatttgttatttcatttttaattattattttctataaGAGATCAATTTGATTGTATctttagttaaataaaatttcTATATAAGATctattatattctaatcaattgacGATTGtatcatatattaattattagtCTGGATATTCTAATCAATTGACGATTTTATTGATTAacgattttattatatattaattattagtcTTGATGTATAATATCTGTGAGAAATCATATTAAAGGGCATGAATTAGTTTATTACTGCAATCAATTAGTAGATTTATTATAAATGTACTGATTTTTTTGTGTGAGTATCATACGTTATTATAATAGTAAATGttatagttaaaaataaatatattttcgtttcttaaatacatatttataaatataattacaattattaaaagttcaaattttaatttatatatatatatatatatatatatatatatggggacgactcaggtgagaacacttggttattaagagaaatgagaacaatgaatcacgaccattaaattttgattttgttgattttaatggactgaattggtttctctttctatgatccataatatttattttaaatcaacatagaaagagaaaccaatccaattCATTAAAAtcgacaaaatcaaaatttaatggtcgtgattcattgttctcatttctcataataaccaagtgttctcacttgagtcatctcatatatatatatatatatatatatatatatatatatatatatatatatatatatatatatatatatatatatatatatatatatatatatatatatatatatatatatatatagggcatatcatatgagaatgacatatttatatgagaatgtgagaatgaatctaaaccattgaattttaaaataaatggtggagattatgggtgaatcttttttttctctttcctacaTCCTTTATTTcgaaatgtaggagagagaaaaaaaagattcacccacaatctccaccatttattttaaaattcaatggttcagattcattctcacattctcatataaatatgtcattctcatatgatacgc
The Vicia villosa cultivar HV-30 ecotype Madison, WI linkage group LG6, Vvil1.0, whole genome shotgun sequence genome window above contains:
- the LOC131611771 gene encoding uncharacterized protein LOC131611771, which codes for MFVLNFNSVTPFFPSCHLNRPTHHQFPSVKSLLKLKNQSFLSNSQFKLSRTYKPRSRFVVFAAQSNITKVLQNAWRVGKDGIDAGTNLVPSSVPRPIARIAVTFVGLSALLFVFKSILSTVFFILATIGLAYFAYLAFNKDQGPPSGNGGTTTKPMNDPVEEAQKIMDKYK